Proteins encoded within one genomic window of Balaenoptera musculus isolate JJ_BM4_2016_0621 chromosome 12, mBalMus1.pri.v3, whole genome shotgun sequence:
- the MCHR2 gene encoding LOW QUALITY PROTEIN: melanin-concentrating hormone receptor 2 (The sequence of the model RefSeq protein was modified relative to this genomic sequence to represent the inferred CDS: substituted 1 base at 1 genomic stop codon): MNLLHSSCCNTSAELLNKSWNPEFAYQTLSMVDTAILPSMVGIICSTGLVGNILIVFTIIRSRKKTIPDVYICNLAVADLVHIMGMPFLIHQWARGGEWVFGGPLCTIITSLDTCNQFACSAIMTVMSVDRYLALVQPFXMTSWRTRYKTICINLGLWAASFILALPVWVYLKVIRFKDSVESCAFDLTSPDNVLWYALYLMITTFFFPLPLILVCYILILCYTWEMYQQNKVARCYNPSVPRQRVMKLMKTVLVLVAVFILSAAPYHVIQLVNLQAEQPTPAFYVGCYLSICLSYAGSSINPFLYILLSGNFRKRLPQGQRRVTEKEINNMESTLK, from the exons ATGAATTTACTTCACTCGTCCTGTTGTAACACCTCTGCTGAACTTTTGAACAAATCCTGGAATCCAGAGTTTGCTTATCAAACCCTCAGCATGGTGGATACAGCCATCCTCCCTTCCATGGTTGGGATTATCTGTTCAACGGGGCTGGTTGGCAACATCCTCATTGTATTCACTATAATAAG gtcCAGGAAAAAAACAATTCCTGACGTTTATATCTGCAACCTGGCTGTGGCTGATCTGGTCCACATCATGGGAATGCCTTTTCTTATTCACCAGTGGGCCCGGGGAGGAGAGTGGGTGTTTGGGGGGCCTCTCTGCACCATCATCACATCCCTGGATACCTGCAACCAGTTTGCCTGTAGTGCCATCATGACTGTAATGAGTGTGGACAG GTACTTGGCTCTCGTCCAACCGTTTTGAATGACGAGCTGGAGAACAAGGTACAAGACGATCTGCATCAATCTGGGCCTTTGGGCAGCTTCCTTTATTCTTGCGTTGCCTGTCTGGGTCTACTTGAAGGTCATCAGATTTAAAGACAGCGTTGAGAGTTGTGCTTTTGATTTAACATCCCCTGACAATGTACTCTG GTATGCTCTGTATTTGATGATAacaactttctttttccctttgcccTTGATTTTGGTgtgctatattttaattttatgctatACCTGGGAGATGTATCAACAGAATAAGGTTGCCAGAT GCTACAATCCCAGTGTTCCAAGGCAGAGAGTGATGAAGCTGATGAAGacggtgctggtgctggtggcgGTCTTTATCCTGAGTGCCGCCCCCTATCACGTGATACAACTGGTGAACTTACAGGCGGAGCAGCCCACACCGGCTTTCTATGTGGGCTGTTACCTCTCCATCTGTCTCAGCTATGCCGGCAGCAGCATCAACCCTTTCCTCTACATCCTGCTGAGTGGAAACTTCCGGAAACGCCTGCCTCAAGGGCAAAGGAGAGTGACTGAGAAGGAAATCAACAATATGGAAAGCACCTTGAAATAG